The following coding sequences lie in one Pseudomonas svalbardensis genomic window:
- the trhP gene encoding prephenate-dependent tRNA uridine(34) hydroxylase TrhP, whose protein sequence is MTLLPPELLAPAGTLKNMRYAFAYGADAVYAGQPRYSLRVRNNEFDHANLALGIHEAQSQGKRFYVVVNIAPHNAKLKTFLRDLEPVIAMAPDALIMSDPGLIMLVRRHYPQMPIHLSVQANTVNWASVEFWQQQGLSRIILSRELSLEEIAEIREQVPAMELEVFVHGALCMAYSGRCLLSGYMNKRDANQGSCTNACRWKYSAQQATENQLGEIVQTFQPEPTLGIGAPTDQVFLLQEANRPDELMPAFEDEHGTYIMNAKDLRAVQHVERLTQMGVHSLKIEGRTKSHFYCARTTQVYRRAIDDAVAGRAFDRSLMTDLESLAQRGYTEGFLRRHVHDEYQNYQHGSSVSERQQFVGELTGERRDRMAEVKVKNRFGLGDHMEMMTPKGNFQFDLHELQNVKGEPIEVAPGDGHTVYLPIPDAVDLQFGLLMRDVSVS, encoded by the coding sequence ATGACTCTCCTGCCTCCAGAACTGCTCGCCCCCGCCGGCACCCTGAAAAACATGCGATACGCCTTCGCCTACGGCGCCGACGCGGTGTACGCCGGTCAGCCGCGCTACAGCCTGCGGGTGCGCAATAACGAATTCGATCACGCCAATCTGGCCCTCGGCATTCACGAGGCCCAGTCTCAAGGCAAGCGCTTCTATGTGGTGGTGAACATCGCCCCGCACAACGCCAAACTGAAAACCTTCCTCAGGGATCTGGAACCGGTGATTGCCATGGCACCGGATGCGCTGATCATGTCCGATCCAGGCCTGATCATGCTGGTCCGCCGGCATTATCCGCAGATGCCGATTCACCTTTCGGTACAGGCCAACACGGTGAACTGGGCCAGTGTCGAGTTCTGGCAGCAACAAGGCTTGAGCCGAATCATCCTGTCGCGGGAACTGTCCCTGGAAGAAATCGCCGAAATCCGCGAGCAAGTCCCGGCGATGGAGCTGGAGGTGTTCGTCCACGGTGCCTTGTGCATGGCCTATTCCGGTCGCTGCCTGTTGTCAGGCTATATGAACAAGCGCGACGCCAATCAGGGCAGTTGCACCAATGCCTGTCGCTGGAAGTACTCGGCGCAGCAGGCCACGGAAAATCAGCTCGGCGAAATCGTGCAGACCTTCCAGCCCGAACCGACCCTGGGCATCGGTGCCCCGACAGATCAGGTGTTTCTGTTGCAGGAAGCCAATCGGCCCGACGAACTAATGCCGGCCTTCGAAGACGAGCACGGCACTTACATCATGAACGCCAAGGACCTGCGCGCGGTGCAGCATGTCGAGCGCCTGACGCAGATGGGCGTGCACTCACTGAAAATCGAGGGCCGGACCAAATCCCATTTTTACTGCGCACGCACCACTCAGGTTTACCGCCGGGCGATCGACGACGCGGTAGCCGGTCGCGCGTTCGACCGCAGCCTGATGACGGATCTGGAATCCCTCGCCCAGCGCGGCTACACCGAAGGTTTCCTGCGGCGGCACGTGCATGACGAATACCAGAACTACCAGCACGGCAGTTCGGTGTCGGAGCGTCAGCAGTTTGTCGGCGAGCTGACCGGTGAACGGCGTGACCGGATGGCGGAGGTCAAGGTGAAGAATCGATTTGGTCTGGGCGACCATATGGAAATGATGACGCCCAAGGGCAACTTCCAATTCGACTTGCATGAGCTGCAAAACGTTAAAGGCGAGCCGATCGAGGTGGCGCCGGGGGACGGGCACACCGTGTACCTGCCGATTCCGGATGCGGTGGATTTGCAGTTTGGGTTGTTGATGCGGGATGTCAGCGTAAGCTGA
- a CDS encoding MFS transporter has product MNTSISGMNDGADSALKSAISKVKRHVLPLFVIMFIVNYIDRVNIGFVRAHMEHDLGIGAAAYGLGAGLFFIGYALFEVPSNILLQKVGARIWLTRIMLTWGLVAACMAFIQNETHFYILRFLLGVAEAGFFPGVIYYFTRWLPGVERGKAIAIFLSGSAIASLISGPLSGLLLQISGFGMHGWQWMYFIEGMFSVGLCVFVWFWLDSKPHDAKWLSREEQDALVKAIDNEQLAREAATPIKPSLGKLLKDRQIILFCLIYFFIQLTIYAATFWLPSIIKKMGDLSDIQVGLFNSIPWLLSIVGMYAFASLSAKWKHQQAWVAAALLIAAAGMFMSTTGGPIFAFVAICFAALGFKSASSLFWPIPQAYLDARIAAGVIALINSVGNLGGFVAPTTFGLLEERTGSIQGGLYGLAATSIIAAIIVFAARNKPKSAPAVALAKPAPNHA; this is encoded by the coding sequence GTGAATACATCCATATCCGGGATGAACGATGGCGCCGATTCGGCCCTGAAGTCCGCAATCTCGAAAGTGAAACGCCATGTTCTGCCGCTGTTCGTGATCATGTTCATCGTCAACTACATCGACCGCGTGAACATCGGCTTCGTCCGCGCCCACATGGAACACGACCTGGGCATCGGCGCTGCCGCCTATGGCCTCGGCGCCGGGCTGTTCTTCATCGGTTACGCGCTATTTGAAGTCCCCTCCAACATCCTCCTGCAAAAAGTCGGCGCGCGAATCTGGCTGACCCGCATCATGCTGACCTGGGGCCTGGTCGCGGCTTGCATGGCGTTCATCCAGAACGAAACCCACTTCTACATCCTGCGATTCCTGCTGGGCGTGGCCGAAGCAGGTTTCTTCCCTGGAGTGATTTACTACTTCACCCGCTGGTTACCTGGCGTTGAACGCGGCAAGGCGATTGCCATCTTCCTCAGCGGTTCGGCGATTGCTTCGCTGATCTCCGGCCCGCTGTCCGGGTTACTGCTGCAAATCAGCGGTTTCGGTATGCACGGCTGGCAATGGATGTACTTCATTGAAGGGATGTTCTCAGTCGGGCTGTGCGTGTTCGTCTGGTTCTGGCTGGACTCCAAACCCCACGACGCCAAATGGCTAAGCCGTGAAGAACAGGACGCGCTGGTCAAGGCCATCGACAACGAACAACTGGCCCGCGAAGCCGCGACGCCGATCAAACCGTCGTTGGGCAAACTGCTCAAGGATCGCCAGATCATCCTGTTTTGCCTGATCTACTTCTTCATCCAATTGACCATTTACGCCGCGACCTTCTGGCTCCCTAGCATCATCAAAAAGATGGGTGACCTGAGCGATATTCAAGTCGGGCTGTTCAACTCGATTCCGTGGTTGCTGTCGATCGTCGGCATGTACGCCTTCGCTTCGCTGTCGGCCAAGTGGAAACACCAGCAAGCCTGGGTCGCCGCTGCCCTGCTGATCGCGGCGGCCGGGATGTTCATGTCCACCACCGGCGGGCCGATCTTCGCTTTCGTCGCCATCTGCTTTGCTGCGCTGGGTTTCAAATCGGCGTCGTCGCTGTTCTGGCCGATTCCTCAGGCCTATCTGGATGCACGGATCGCGGCAGGCGTAATCGCACTGATCAACTCGGTGGGCAACCTCGGCGGCTTCGTCGCACCGACCACGTTCGGTCTGCTGGAAGAACGCACCGGCTCGATTCAGGGCGGGCTGTACGGCCTGGCCGCGACCTCGATCATTGCCGCGATCATCGTCTTCGCCGCACGCAATAAACCGAAATCCGCACCTGCCGTTGCACTGGCCAAACCAGCACCCAACCACGCGTGA
- a CDS encoding FadR/GntR family transcriptional regulator, with protein sequence MQEDLDAPARKRTHNLAHDLVAKLTQSILLGQMLPGDKLPSENTIVQEHGVSRTVVREAISKLQASGLVETRHGIGTFVIERAPEQGLRLNVDTALGVRSILELRMGLETQAAALAATRRTDHQLAQMREALDDYQSLLANNDSCVEADKRFHLLIAEATGNVCFTEIMQHLGSAMIPRTRVNAAERGAVDLSKLGHLANLEHEAILNAIKRQDPDAARAAMWLHLTNSRDRFSADR encoded by the coding sequence ATGCAAGAAGACCTCGACGCGCCTGCCCGCAAGCGCACCCACAACCTGGCCCATGACCTGGTCGCCAAACTGACCCAGAGCATCTTGCTCGGCCAGATGCTGCCCGGGGACAAGCTGCCGTCCGAGAACACGATTGTTCAGGAGCACGGGGTCAGTCGCACGGTGGTGCGCGAGGCGATCTCGAAGTTGCAGGCGTCCGGGTTGGTGGAAACCCGGCACGGTATTGGCACCTTTGTGATTGAACGAGCGCCGGAGCAGGGGCTTCGGTTGAACGTCGATACCGCGCTGGGGGTGCGCAGCATTCTGGAGTTGCGCATGGGCCTGGAAACCCAGGCCGCCGCACTGGCGGCAACCCGTCGCACGGATCATCAGTTGGCACAGATGCGCGAAGCGCTGGACGACTATCAAAGCCTGCTGGCCAACAACGACAGCTGCGTCGAAGCCGACAAGCGCTTCCACCTGCTGATCGCCGAAGCCACCGGCAACGTGTGCTTCACCGAAATCATGCAGCACCTGGGCAGCGCCATGATCCCGCGCACCCGCGTCAATGCCGCCGAGCGCGGCGCAGTGGACTTGAGCAAGCTCGGGCACTTGGCCAACCTTGAGCACGAGGCGATTCTCAACGCCATCAAACGCCAGGATCCGGATGCGGCGCGGGCGGCCATGTGGCTGCACCTGACCAACAGTCGCGACCGGTTTTCGGCCGATCGCTGA
- a CDS encoding DMT family transporter, with the protein MKPPTPSPGSPVKIILAMAFVVGCWGYSPTGIHIGLQAYEPGHLALLRFLLASAFMAVVAVFRGINLPNRRDLPLLFALGFFAVSLHHVALNFGQQSVSAGASSVLAQSTPLFSTLLARFVLKDRVSVWRWGCVFLGLIGVVIVVAGDHGLGSIDTHGLLIVLAAVSWSFYFALQKHHSRRYDGLTLVCYTVWFGTLLLLVYLPGLVSQVITAPVEVQLAVIGLGIFPSALAYLAWAYVLTHVDLSRATMTLYLIPPTAMAIASFALGERPTLMIVGGALVVLVSVLALNLERRPVVARVTEA; encoded by the coding sequence ATGAAGCCTCCCACGCCCTCTCCCGGTTCTCCCGTCAAAATCATCCTGGCCATGGCATTTGTGGTCGGCTGCTGGGGTTATTCACCGACCGGCATTCATATCGGTTTGCAGGCCTATGAGCCTGGTCATCTGGCCTTGCTGCGGTTTCTGCTGGCGTCGGCATTCATGGCGGTGGTCGCGGTGTTCCGAGGCATCAACCTGCCGAACAGGCGTGACCTGCCGCTGCTGTTCGCGCTCGGTTTCTTTGCCGTGAGCCTGCACCATGTCGCGCTGAATTTCGGCCAGCAAAGTGTCAGCGCCGGCGCCTCCAGTGTGTTGGCGCAATCAACGCCGTTGTTCAGCACGTTGCTGGCGCGCTTCGTGCTCAAGGACCGGGTGAGCGTGTGGCGCTGGGGCTGCGTGTTTCTGGGGTTGATCGGCGTGGTGATTGTGGTGGCCGGTGATCACGGACTGGGGAGCATCGACACCCATGGTTTGCTGATTGTGTTGGCGGCGGTTTCGTGGAGTTTCTACTTTGCCTTGCAGAAGCATCACTCGCGGCGCTACGACGGGCTGACATTGGTGTGTTACACGGTTTGGTTCGGGACGCTGCTGCTATTGGTTTATCTCCCGGGGCTGGTGAGCCAGGTCATTACCGCTCCGGTTGAAGTGCAGCTTGCGGTCATCGGGTTGGGCATTTTCCCAAGTGCCCTCGCGTATCTCGCCTGGGCCTATGTGCTCACTCATGTGGATTTGAGCCGCGCGACGATGACGCTGTATCTGATTCCACCGACCGCCATGGCGATTGCCTCTTTTGCGCTGGGCGAGCGACCGACGTTGATGATCGTTGGGGGAGCACTGGTGGTGCTGGTCAGCGTGTTGGCCTTGAATCTGGAACGCAGGCCGGTGGTAGCTCGAGTAACCGAGGCCTGA
- a CDS encoding LysR substrate-binding domain-containing protein: MELAQIRMFKTVAEVGSIARAAELLHCVPSNITARIKSLEAELGVALFLREGRGLRISPAGQTFLAYASKILALTAEAKRAVDPSAEPSGPLRIGAIESSATGRLPRLLAKFHKRFPAVALELTTGTWSQLLDDTLNHRLDGAIVAVDVERSHLKRTPMYREELLLIASTSLGPVRDIADLQDKTVFMWPQGCPYRAALEHWLLRQGQALPIVSLASYGAIVGCVSAGAGVALVPKGVFDQYAKGAGCAGYEFPELTAIDNLFYWHENAGVHPAREAFVGMLREEFA; encoded by the coding sequence ATGGAGCTGGCGCAGATACGCATGTTCAAGACCGTTGCCGAGGTCGGCAGCATCGCCCGGGCAGCCGAGTTGTTGCATTGCGTTCCGTCGAATATCACGGCACGGATCAAGTCCCTGGAAGCGGAGCTGGGGGTTGCGCTGTTTCTGCGCGAGGGCCGAGGGCTGCGAATCAGCCCGGCAGGGCAGACCTTTCTGGCTTATGCCTCGAAAATTCTCGCCCTGACGGCTGAAGCCAAGCGCGCGGTGGACCCTTCGGCCGAGCCGTCCGGGCCGTTGCGCATTGGCGCCATCGAGTCGTCGGCGACCGGTCGATTGCCGCGTTTGCTGGCAAAATTCCACAAGCGTTTCCCGGCGGTGGCGCTGGAGCTGACCACCGGCACCTGGAGCCAATTGCTCGACGACACGCTCAATCACCGGCTCGACGGCGCGATCGTCGCAGTGGATGTCGAGCGCTCACACCTCAAGCGCACGCCGATGTACCGCGAGGAGCTGCTGCTGATTGCCTCGACGTCTCTGGGGCCGGTGCGTGACATCGCGGATTTGCAGGACAAGACCGTGTTCATGTGGCCTCAGGGCTGTCCCTACCGGGCGGCGCTGGAGCATTGGTTGCTGCGACAAGGGCAGGCGTTGCCGATCGTCAGCCTGGCCAGTTACGGGGCGATTGTCGGCTGCGTCAGTGCCGGGGCGGGTGTCGCGCTGGTGCCAAAAGGCGTGTTTGATCAGTACGCCAAAGGGGCGGGTTGCGCGGGGTATGAGTTCCCCGAGCTGACGGCGATCGACAACCTGTTTTACTGGCATGAAAACGCCGGGGTTCACCCGGCGCGGGAAGCGTTTGTGGGGATGTTGCGCGAGGAGTTCGCGTAA
- a CDS encoding AI-2E family transporter codes for MNEETVQNKSLVILLGLVTAAFVWILLPFYGAVFWAVILGILFAPLQRRLQLRFGWERNLTSLLTLSICLVIAILPVIILSILLVQEGAALYKSIESGELDIAGYVTHFKHSLPPYFQHVLDRAGVGELDGLREKIIKSAVSGNEFIANKAFSFGQGTFEFVVGFFIMLYLLFFFLRDGAELARKVRAAVPLQEHQKRRLQLKFNRVVRATVKGNLLVAITQGALGGLIFWFLDVPSALLWAVLMAFLSLLPAVGAGIVWAPVAAIFLFAGAIWQGVVLGLFGIFVIGLVDNVLRPILVGKDTKMPDYLILISTLGGLAVFGLNGFVIGPLIAALFMSSWSIFIETKPRVQLP; via the coding sequence ATGAACGAAGAGACAGTACAAAACAAATCACTGGTGATTTTGCTGGGGCTGGTCACCGCCGCTTTCGTCTGGATTTTGCTGCCGTTTTACGGCGCGGTGTTCTGGGCGGTGATCCTTGGCATCCTCTTCGCGCCCCTGCAGCGTCGACTGCAACTGAGGTTCGGCTGGGAGCGCAACTTGACGTCGCTGCTCACCCTGAGCATCTGCCTGGTGATCGCGATCCTGCCGGTGATCATCCTCAGTATCTTGCTGGTTCAAGAAGGGGCCGCGCTGTACAAGAGCATCGAAAGCGGCGAACTGGACATCGCCGGGTATGTGACGCATTTCAAACACAGCCTGCCGCCGTACTTTCAGCACGTGCTCGATCGGGCCGGGGTTGGCGAGCTGGACGGGTTGCGGGAGAAAATCATCAAGAGTGCAGTGTCGGGCAATGAGTTCATCGCCAACAAAGCCTTCAGTTTTGGTCAGGGTACGTTCGAATTCGTGGTGGGGTTTTTCATCATGCTGTACCTGCTGTTCTTCTTTCTGCGGGACGGCGCCGAACTGGCGCGAAAAGTTCGTGCCGCTGTGCCGCTGCAGGAGCACCAGAAACGTCGCTTGCAACTCAAGTTCAATCGCGTGGTGCGGGCGACAGTGAAGGGCAACCTGCTGGTGGCAATCACGCAAGGCGCGTTGGGCGGTTTGATTTTTTGGTTTCTGGACGTCCCAAGCGCGTTGCTCTGGGCGGTATTGATGGCGTTTCTATCCCTGTTGCCAGCGGTGGGGGCGGGGATCGTCTGGGCACCGGTGGCGGCCATTTTCCTGTTCGCCGGGGCGATCTGGCAGGGCGTGGTGCTGGGGCTGTTCGGGATTTTTGTGATCGGTCTGGTGGATAACGTGCTGCGACCGATCCTGGTGGGCAAGGATACAAAGATGCCGGACTATCTGATCCTCATCTCGACCCTTGGCGGTCTGGCGGTCTTCGGCCTCAATGGCTTTGTGATCGGGCCGCTGATCGCCGCGCTGTTTATGTCGAGCTGGTCAATCTTCATTGAAACCAAGCCGCGGGTGCAGCTGCCTTAA
- the ampC gene encoding class C beta-lactamase, giving the protein MHNKLAYYSAFALFLSAGHCVADDRIEAIVKATIEPVMQQQQIPGVAIAITVNGQPHYFNYGVASKENGKAVTEDTLFEIGSVSKTFTATLAAYAQATGKLSLSDKASSVLPDLRGSAFDNISVLQLGTYSAGGLPLQFPDDADAPDKMLGYFKQWKPTYAAGTHRQYSNPSLGLFGYLAAQSMDAPFDDVMEKILLPKLGLKHTYLTVPQAQMGLYAQGYNKEDKPVRVGPGALDSEAYGVKTSAADLIRYVEANMKPTRLEDPMQRAIAATHTGYYKVGEMTQGLGWELYNYPVTLDTLLAGNSTQMAMEAHEVQWLTPPQPQPENVLINKTGSTSGFGAYVAYVPSKDIGIVILANKNYPNPERIKIAHTILSALSK; this is encoded by the coding sequence ATGCATAACAAGCTCGCATACTACAGCGCTTTCGCACTGTTCCTCAGCGCCGGTCATTGCGTTGCTGACGACCGCATCGAAGCCATCGTGAAGGCCACCATCGAACCGGTGATGCAGCAACAGCAGATCCCCGGTGTCGCGATTGCGATTACCGTCAACGGCCAACCGCATTACTTTAACTACGGTGTGGCCTCGAAGGAAAACGGCAAAGCCGTCACCGAAGACACCCTGTTCGAGATCGGCTCGGTGAGCAAAACCTTCACCGCCACACTCGCCGCCTACGCTCAGGCCACCGGCAAACTGTCCCTGTCGGACAAGGCCAGCAGCGTGCTGCCGGATCTGCGTGGCAGCGCGTTCGATAACATCAGCGTGCTGCAACTGGGCACCTACAGCGCCGGCGGCCTGCCGCTGCAATTCCCCGACGATGCCGATGCACCGGACAAGATGCTCGGCTATTTCAAGCAGTGGAAACCGACCTATGCGGCGGGCACCCATCGGCAGTATTCAAACCCGAGCCTGGGGTTGTTCGGTTACCTCGCAGCCCAAAGCATGGACGCACCGTTTGATGATGTGATGGAAAAGATCCTGCTTCCGAAACTCGGACTCAAGCACACCTATCTCACAGTGCCGCAGGCTCAAATGGGTCTTTACGCTCAGGGTTACAACAAGGAAGACAAACCTGTACGAGTTGGGCCGGGGGCACTGGATTCGGAGGCTTATGGCGTGAAAACCAGCGCTGCGGACCTGATTCGTTATGTTGAGGCGAACATGAAACCGACCCGCCTTGAAGATCCGATGCAGCGGGCAATCGCCGCGACGCATACCGGTTACTACAAGGTGGGCGAGATGACTCAGGGATTGGGTTGGGAGCTCTACAACTACCCGGTCACCCTCGATACATTGCTGGCGGGTAACTCGACACAGATGGCGATGGAAGCTCACGAAGTCCAGTGGCTGACCCCGCCGCAACCTCAACCAGAAAACGTATTGATCAACAAAACCGGCTCAACAAGCGGCTTCGGTGCTTACGTGGCGTACGTGCCGTCGAAAGACATCGGCATCGTGATCCTGGCCAACAAAAACTATCCGAACCCTGAGCGGATCAAGATTGCTCATACGATACTAAGCGCTCTGAGCAAGTAG
- a CDS encoding LysR family transcriptional regulator, with the protein MIRPQLPLNALRAFEASARHLSFTRAAVELCVTQAAVSHQVKSLESQLGVTLFKRLPRGLMLTSEGETLLPVLRESFDRIAHTLERFEGGHFREVLTVGAVGTFAVGWLLPRLTDFQTKHPFIDLRLSTHNNRVDVAAEGLDYAIRFGAGAWHGIEAVRLIEAPLSVLCVPEIARQLKTPTDLLQQTLLRSYRADEWPEWFQATGLSTHTASPRSIIFDSSLAMMEAALQGAGVALAPPLMFARQLAAGAIEQPFAIGISTGSYWLTRLLSRPETSAMAAFKQWLLQAAQESVGASLLAKAVYPSH; encoded by the coding sequence ATGATCCGGCCTCAATTACCGCTCAATGCATTACGCGCCTTCGAGGCCTCTGCCCGGCACTTGAGTTTCACCCGGGCGGCCGTTGAGTTGTGTGTCACTCAGGCGGCGGTGAGTCATCAGGTCAAGAGCCTTGAGTCTCAACTTGGGGTGACCCTGTTCAAGCGGCTACCCCGCGGGCTGATGCTGACCAGCGAGGGCGAAACCCTGTTGCCGGTATTGCGGGAGTCCTTCGACCGTATCGCGCACACTCTTGAGCGATTCGAGGGCGGACATTTTCGCGAGGTCTTGACGGTCGGCGCGGTGGGGACATTCGCGGTGGGCTGGTTGTTGCCACGGCTGACGGACTTCCAGACGAAACATCCGTTCATAGATTTGCGCCTGTCGACCCACAACAATCGAGTGGATGTGGCGGCTGAAGGGCTGGATTACGCGATTCGTTTTGGCGCGGGGGCGTGGCATGGCATTGAAGCGGTGAGGTTGATCGAGGCGCCGCTGTCGGTGTTGTGTGTTCCCGAGATTGCCCGGCAACTGAAAACACCGACAGACCTGTTGCAGCAAACGCTGTTGCGTTCTTACCGCGCGGACGAGTGGCCCGAATGGTTCCAGGCCACCGGCTTATCGACCCACACAGCATCGCCCCGAAGCATCATCTTCGACTCATCGCTGGCGATGATGGAGGCAGCGCTGCAAGGGGCGGGGGTGGCCTTGGCGCCGCCGCTGATGTTCGCCCGGCAACTGGCGGCGGGTGCAATCGAGCAACCGTTCGCCATCGGGATCAGCACCGGCAGTTACTGGCTGACCCGCTTGCTGTCCCGCCCCGAAACATCGGCGATGGCCGCGTTCAAGCAATGGTTGCTGCAAGCAGCGCAAGAATCTGTGGGAGCGAGCCTGCTCGCGAAAGCGGTCTATCCGTCACATTGA
- the gudD gene encoding glucarate dehydratase, translating to MNAQETAKAPIITSMQVVPVAGHDGMLLNLSGAHGPFFTRNIVILTDNAGHTGIGEVPGGERIRQTLEDARSLVVGSPIGTYQKILNQVRQTFADRDAGGRGLQTFDLRITIHAVTGLEAALLDLLGQHLDVPVAALLGEGQQRDEVKMLGYLFYVGDRNETDLAYRSEPDADNDWFRVRHEKAMTAEAVVRLAEAAHARYGFKDFKLKGGVLSGDEEIEAVTALAERFPDARITLDPNGAWSLKEAIRLCRDQHHVLAYAEDPCGAENGYSGREVMAEFRRATGLKTATNMIATDWREMGHAIQLQSVDIPLADPHFWTMQGSVRVAQMCHEWGLTWGSHSNNHFDISLAMFTHVAAAAPGEITAIDTHWIWQDGQRLTKAPLQIVGGCVQVPKKSGLGVELDMDQLAKAHELYKGMGLGARDDSVAMQFLIPGWKFDNKRPCLVR from the coding sequence ATGAACGCACAAGAAACCGCCAAAGCCCCGATCATCACCAGCATGCAGGTTGTTCCGGTGGCCGGCCACGACGGCATGTTGCTCAACCTGAGCGGCGCCCACGGGCCGTTTTTTACACGCAACATCGTGATCCTCACGGACAACGCCGGTCACACCGGCATCGGTGAAGTACCAGGCGGCGAGCGCATTCGCCAAACCCTCGAAGACGCTCGCTCATTAGTGGTCGGCAGCCCGATCGGCACGTATCAGAAGATCCTCAATCAAGTGCGCCAGACCTTCGCCGATCGTGATGCCGGCGGTCGCGGGTTACAGACGTTCGATTTGCGCATCACCATCCACGCCGTCACCGGCCTTGAAGCTGCGTTGCTTGATCTCCTGGGTCAGCACCTGGACGTGCCGGTCGCCGCCCTGCTCGGCGAAGGTCAGCAGCGCGATGAAGTGAAGATGCTCGGCTACCTGTTTTATGTTGGCGATCGCAACGAAACCGATCTGGCCTACCGCAGCGAGCCGGACGCCGACAACGACTGGTTCCGCGTGCGTCACGAAAAAGCCATGACTGCCGAGGCGGTGGTGCGCCTGGCCGAAGCTGCCCACGCCCGCTACGGTTTCAAGGACTTCAAACTCAAGGGCGGCGTGCTCAGTGGCGATGAAGAAATCGAAGCCGTCACCGCCCTGGCCGAACGCTTCCCCGATGCGCGCATCACCCTCGATCCGAATGGCGCGTGGTCACTCAAGGAAGCCATTCGCCTGTGCCGGGATCAGCATCACGTCCTGGCTTACGCCGAAGACCCGTGCGGCGCGGAAAACGGCTATTCGGGCCGGGAAGTCATGGCTGAATTCCGTCGCGCCACGGGTTTGAAAACCGCCACCAACATGATCGCCACCGACTGGCGGGAAATGGGCCACGCGATCCAGTTGCAATCAGTGGACATTCCGCTGGCCGACCCACACTTCTGGACGATGCAGGGCTCGGTCCGTGTGGCGCAGATGTGCCATGAGTGGGGCCTGACCTGGGGTTCGCATTCCAACAACCACTTTGATATTTCCCTCGCGATGTTCACCCACGTCGCGGCCGCCGCGCCGGGTGAAATCACCGCCATCGACACCCACTGGATCTGGCAGGACGGTCAGCGCCTGACCAAAGCGCCGCTGCAAATCGTTGGCGGCTGTGTGCAGGTGCCGAAGAAGTCTGGGTTGGGCGTCGAACTGGACATGGATCAACTGGCCAAGGCTCATGAGTTGTATAAAGGCATGGGATTGGGCGCGCGGGATGACAGCGTGGCGATGCAGTTTCTGATTCCGGGTTGGAAGTTCGATAACAAGCGGCCGTGTCTGGTGCGCTAA
- a CDS encoding DUF6124 family protein produces the protein MKKFSKHQPQTPTDADHLDPAKLCETAKGAVTRSPRRTATTQQIFTVAPGVDTLTLLNQACENLASLTVLIANFAGKLEGSNRKVLLSIQQLAAVTELLVNQARENLDPRSDAPDAQPTTRH, from the coding sequence GTGAAAAAGTTCAGCAAGCACCAACCGCAAACCCCAACCGATGCCGATCATCTCGATCCCGCGAAGCTGTGTGAAACCGCAAAAGGTGCAGTCACCCGAAGCCCCAGGCGTACCGCCACGACCCAGCAGATTTTCACTGTTGCTCCTGGCGTCGACACACTAACCCTGCTAAATCAGGCCTGCGAAAACCTTGCCTCCCTGACTGTCCTGATTGCGAATTTTGCCGGAAAACTGGAAGGCTCGAACCGCAAGGTGCTGCTGTCGATTCAGCAATTGGCGGCGGTCACCGAGTTGTTGGTGAATCAGGCACGGGAAAATCTTGATCCGAGAAGCGATGCACCTGACGCTCAGCCGACGACTCGGCATTGA